A single window of Alosa alosa isolate M-15738 ecotype Scorff River chromosome 11, AALO_Geno_1.1, whole genome shotgun sequence DNA harbors:
- the LOC125302797 gene encoding LOW QUALITY PROTEIN: inhibitory synaptic factor 1-like (The sequence of the model RefSeq protein was modified relative to this genomic sequence to represent the inferred CDS: substituted 1 base at 1 genomic stop codon), whose translation MSCIGHPPGAPGPCECERACVCARVSECSGGRRQHIRSHMREVMEQLEYVLAELKDVARELQEVVGQIDKLTGDMPLDADTDQSIAASSSCSSERGPSDTHTHTHSHTHTLQRHLSQDTLPDSCSLGTVSENPLLSSRTELRWSQPQPVPTGAAQVNERNYFLSYSPKSSCFTPNSAKSSCLFPNSPKSSCLTSNSPKSSCLTPNSPRASCLTPNSPRRSCSNSPRGSCPNSPRGSFSSPIGSWVSVFRDSRRLSDRELHALCCDDDDDDDEEEVEGRSSGLRSSRLSSSDSVFSSTPPPRPLPLATLTPSQRRRTQRSCSTQTVSDKSTQTAXPYVSPKQRN comes from the exons ATGTCCTGCATCGGGCACCCGCCCGGGGCCCCGGGgccgtgtgagtgtgagcgcgcatgtgtgtgcgcgcgtgtgagtgagtgcagcgGCGGACGCAGGCAACACATCAGAAGCCACATGAGGGAAGTGATGGAACAGCTGGAGTACGTGCTCGCCGAGCTCAAGGACGTGGCGCGAGAACTTCAGGAG GTGGTGGGTCAGATCGACAAGCTGACCGGCGACATGCCCCTGGATGCTGACACGGACCAGTCCATTGCTGCCAGCAGCTCCTGCAGCAGTGAGAGAgggccatcagacacacacacccacacacactctcacacacacacactccagaggcACCTCTCCCAGGACACGCTGCCTGACTCCTGCAGCTTGGGGACTGTGTCAGAGAACCCCCTCCTTAGTTCCAGAACAGAACTCAGGTGGAGCCAGCCTCAGCCAGTCCCCACTGGAGCTGCTCAAGTGAATGAAAGGAACTATTTCCTTTCATACAGTCCAAAGAGTTCTTGCTTCACCCCAAACAGCGCGAAGAGTTCCTGCCTCTTCCCTAACAGTCCAAAGAGTTCCTGTCTCACCTCTAACAGTCCAAAGAGTTCCTGTCTCACCCCAAACAGTCCGAGAGCTTCCTGTCTCACCCCAAACAGCCCCAGACGTTCCTGTTCAAACAGCCCCAGGGGGTCCTGTCCAAACAGCCCCAGGGGTTCCTTCAGCAGCCCGATCGGTTCGTGGGTGTCGGTGTTCAGGGACAGCAGGCGCCTCAGCGATCGGGAGCTCCACGCCCTGtgctgtgatgatgatgatgatgatgacgaagaggaggtggagggccGGAGCAGTGGACTACGCTCCTCCAGACTGTCCTCCAGCGACTCCGTgttctcctccactccccctcCCCGCCCGTTACCGTTGGCGACGCTGACCCCAAGTCAGAGGAGGAGGACGCAGCGCAGTTGTTCCACGCAGACCGTCTCGGACAAGAGCACCCAGACTGCATGACCCTATGTCTCTCCCAAACAGAGGAACTAA
- the ubl7a gene encoding ubiquitin-like protein 7a isoform X2 yields MMAFPEWRLSLKLVDQPSLPKSVLQFPESEPGDVPPGGYRVATLKQLVSAQLPDAVPDPDLIDLVYCGRKLKDDLTLDAYGIKSGSTVHILKKSWPEPEPLPEPVDRAAAAREFRVLQAAIHTSTAYRDSVFKMLNNKESLDQIIVATPGLSSDPVALGILQDKDLFVQFTDPNMLDVLISAHPALVNAIILVLHSVTGSVPAPQSATSSRNLSSGSYGDMPGGFLFEGLSDDDDDFQSGGRGGPSTSVGGSAGMRPVTLGYSGALGPRPITQSELATALALASTPDSSAVTPTTSNQGPSSGVSPVPAGTPITNDLFNQALQQALQVSSMSSLQSQWQSQLQQLRDMGIRDEELILRALQATGGDIQAALELIFAGGAP; encoded by the exons ATGATGGCCTTTCCAGAATGGCGGCTTTCACTGAAGCTAGTGGACCAGCCATCCCTCCCCAAGTCGGTGCTGCAGTTTCCCGAGAGCGAGCCCGGGGACGTTCCTCCTGGAGGGTATCGCGTTGCGACGCTGAAGCAGCTCGTTTCTGCTCAGTTACCTGATGCCGTACCAGACCCCGACCTTATAG ATTTGGTGTACTGTGGCAGAAAGCTAAAGGATGACCTGACATTAGATGCATATGGGATCAAATCTGGCTCTACAGTACACATCCTGAAGAAGTCTTGGCCAGAGCCGGAACCCCTCCCAG AGCCCGTCGACAGAGCAGCGGCAGCCAGGGAATTCCGTGTTCTGCAAGCAGCCATTCACACAAGCACAGCTTACCGGGACTCG GTGTTTAAAATGCTGAATAATAAGGAGTCTCTGGACCAGATCATAGTAGCGACCCCAGGACTGAGCAGTGACCCAGTTGCTCTGG GAATCCTGCAAGATAAAGATCTATTTGTGCAATTCACCGACCCAAACATGCTTGATGT gctTATCAGCGCACACCCGGCGCTGGTGAACGCCATCATACTGGTGCTGCACTCGGTGACGGGCAGCGTGCCAGCCCCACAGAGCGCCACCTCCTCCAGGAACCTCTCCTCAGGGTCCtacggagacatgccag GGGGATTTCTGTTTGAAGGCTTGTCTGACGATGATGACGACTTCCAGTCA GGCGGTCGTGGTGGTCCCTCCACTAGTGTTGGGGGCTCGGCGGGGATGCGTCCAGTGACGCTCggctacagcggcgctctgggTCCTCGGCCCATCACCCAGAGCGAGCTAGCCACCGCCCTGGCCCTCGCCAGCACCCCTGACAGCAGCGCAGTCACTCCCACCACCAGCAACCAG GGCCCCTCCTCAGGTGTATCTCCTGTGCCTGCCGGGACTCCCATTACCAATGACCTTTTCAACCAGGCGCTGCAACAGGCCCTACAGGTGTCCAGTATGTCCTCTCTGCAG AGCCAGTGGCAGTcccagctgcagcagctgagGGACATGGGCATCAGGGACGAGGAGCTGATCCTGCGAGCGCTGCAGGCCACTGGGGGAGACATCCAGGCCGCCCTGGAGCTCATCTTTGCCGGGGGAGCCCCATGA
- the ubl7a gene encoding ubiquitin-like protein 7a isoform X1 yields MMAFPEWRLSLKLVDQPSLPKSVLQFPESEPGDVPPGGYRVATLKQLVSAQLPDAVPDPDLIDLVYCGRKLKDDLTLDAYGIKSGSTVHILKKSWPEPEPLPEPVDRAAAAREFRVLQAAIHTSTAYRDSVFKMLNNKESLDQIIVATPGLSSDPVALGILQDKDLFVQFTDPNMLDVLISAHPALVNAIILVLHSVTGSVPAPQSATSSRNLSSGSYGDMPGGFLFEGLSDDDDDFQSGGRGGPSTSVGGSAGMRPVTLGYSGALGPRPITQSELATALALASTPDSSAVTPTTSNQVQGPSSGVSPVPAGTPITNDLFNQALQQALQVSSMSSLQSQWQSQLQQLRDMGIRDEELILRALQATGGDIQAALELIFAGGAP; encoded by the exons ATGATGGCCTTTCCAGAATGGCGGCTTTCACTGAAGCTAGTGGACCAGCCATCCCTCCCCAAGTCGGTGCTGCAGTTTCCCGAGAGCGAGCCCGGGGACGTTCCTCCTGGAGGGTATCGCGTTGCGACGCTGAAGCAGCTCGTTTCTGCTCAGTTACCTGATGCCGTACCAGACCCCGACCTTATAG ATTTGGTGTACTGTGGCAGAAAGCTAAAGGATGACCTGACATTAGATGCATATGGGATCAAATCTGGCTCTACAGTACACATCCTGAAGAAGTCTTGGCCAGAGCCGGAACCCCTCCCAG AGCCCGTCGACAGAGCAGCGGCAGCCAGGGAATTCCGTGTTCTGCAAGCAGCCATTCACACAAGCACAGCTTACCGGGACTCG GTGTTTAAAATGCTGAATAATAAGGAGTCTCTGGACCAGATCATAGTAGCGACCCCAGGACTGAGCAGTGACCCAGTTGCTCTGG GAATCCTGCAAGATAAAGATCTATTTGTGCAATTCACCGACCCAAACATGCTTGATGT gctTATCAGCGCACACCCGGCGCTGGTGAACGCCATCATACTGGTGCTGCACTCGGTGACGGGCAGCGTGCCAGCCCCACAGAGCGCCACCTCCTCCAGGAACCTCTCCTCAGGGTCCtacggagacatgccag GGGGATTTCTGTTTGAAGGCTTGTCTGACGATGATGACGACTTCCAGTCA GGCGGTCGTGGTGGTCCCTCCACTAGTGTTGGGGGCTCGGCGGGGATGCGTCCAGTGACGCTCggctacagcggcgctctgggTCCTCGGCCCATCACCCAGAGCGAGCTAGCCACCGCCCTGGCCCTCGCCAGCACCCCTGACAGCAGCGCAGTCACTCCCACCACCAGCAACCAGGTACAG GGCCCCTCCTCAGGTGTATCTCCTGTGCCTGCCGGGACTCCCATTACCAATGACCTTTTCAACCAGGCGCTGCAACAGGCCCTACAGGTGTCCAGTATGTCCTCTCTGCAG AGCCAGTGGCAGTcccagctgcagcagctgagGGACATGGGCATCAGGGACGAGGAGCTGATCCTGCGAGCGCTGCAGGCCACTGGGGGAGACATCCAGGCCGCCCTGGAGCTCATCTTTGCCGGGGGAGCCCCATGA